From the genome of Chlorocebus sabaeus isolate Y175 chromosome 21, mChlSab1.0.hap1, whole genome shotgun sequence:
GTGGCATTCCTCTGAAACTCGCTCCATTATCTGCTAGCATTTAATGCTACTTAGAAGATGTGTGAGTTCAGTCTCAGTTTTTAAGTTTAATAGGTGACAGGAGTATTCATAAGGTTATCTTTAACCTGGTAGTTCAGCAAACTTTCCAGAATGTTGTGGCATTAGCCAGCCATTGTAAATTTTCTTCTTGATCAGATGATCGCTACCTTCCttcattttagagaaaatttcttctaaaatatttttaagaatatgtttgtttctgtttcatttgttctCTCCTCTATTTGAGGCAGAACCACCAAAGTATCCACATGTTGGCCTCTACTGTGGCTCCCTCATGCATGGTGGTTCTCCCAGGTTTCATGCACCTTGGGAGAATCTCTGATGAGCCCAGTTCTTCAGGTAATTGATGGATTGGCAAGAAAACTAGGCACTCTGGTAACTTTGTCCTCACATACGTTTCTTTCAAATCTGTGGTCCACTTAGTGGAAAGTAACTCAGCCAGCCATGGGTCAGGCTGCTTGCAGGACCTGGGTCTCCATAATGGAAAGTCCATGTAGGCACCTGCTATTTCTTGATTCTGCTACCAGTGTCATTCTGTGGTGAGGAACTGagctcctttcttttcttggctttCCCAGATTCTTAAGTGCTATTCTCCAAATTGAAGGGAACTTAGAAAGATCTTCAAAAATTCCCATGCTTTCTCTTCCCTCACTGCCTGCAACATGTTCTATAGAACTATATGTTGACTCTTCCTTCAACCTGTTCCAAAGTAAACAATCTATTGGCTGTTGTTTACAAtcagtgtgatatggtttggctgtgtccccacccaaatctcatcttaaattgtggctctcacaattcccacatgtcatgggagggacctggtgggaggtaatggaatcaaagtttcctttgctgttctcatgatagtaagtctcatgagatctgatggttttataaaggggagttcccctgcacatgctgtcttgcctgccaccatgtaaaatgtgcctttcctccttctttgccttctgccatgattatgaggcctccccagccacatagaactgtgagtttattaaacctctttttctttgtaaattatgcagtctcaggtatgtctttattagcggcatgagaacagactaaaacacAGTGAAAATAGAGAACATACTTGTTTTCTGAATAGACAAAGTTTTCTGAACTATGAATtaacatttttgttcatttaggTGATTATAAGGAAGTTGTTACTTTTTTACTTCCCAGTAAGTTTTCTTTCCTAGTTTAAAGATAACTCATAAGGAGCAAGAGATTTTCCAGTATGAAGAGATGAATAATGCAGTGTGGTTTTCAAGGAGTCAGAAGGAGAGAGGAGACTCTATAAACCACATTCTTACTCTGAAGTACTTTAGAGTTTGAGAGAATAAGTAGTTTCTACTTGAGATAAAAAGCAATGTCCTTAAGAGAAATCCAAGTTACAATTAAAGCAAGGAAAGGCAAGGAACTGTCAATAAAGAAGCAGTCTATGGAAAAAGGGAAGTTTGCTAATCATGTAGCTGGACTTCCAAAGCATAACTGGAAGTTTTATGCAGCATGGGAGGAAAAGGGTGTTGGGCCAAGGGAGAAAATTCAGAATCTTATGGTGATACAAGCACGGGAGAGAATAGGGGACCAAAGGAGCTTATGATTCGAATGGCATTCAAAGAAACCAGGAACGTTCAGCAGAGAGGGTTGCTACTTCAGACAAAAAAGAGGGGAGGGTGCAGCAGCTCCCTTCATCATCTGATGGAGTTAGGCATCTCAGGTAGTGAGCAAGGAAGTCCAGATCTAGTCACTAGGTGCTCAGGAGTGGGCAGTCATCCTGCCAGCTTGGACCCTGTGTGTCTGGTTCCAGTGAAGATTAAGTCATCAAACCAAGGGAGCACAGGGACCAAGAGGTAAGCTACAAAAACTACAGCTCTTCTTGAGACATCCCCTACAAGATCCTGTCCAGAGACACCGGAGGAGGCAATGGTGCTGGTCAGCGCTTTGTGCCATTTTGTGGCCTTTCCTACCTGCCCCCTCTTTTTGgcccaagttcttgtcccacCTGCTTAGCCACCCACTGCCTGCCTATGGTTCTTCCCTCTCTGGTCTTTAGTGTCCTCACTGGTAAAATGAACATAACATCTCTAATCATGCATATTCATGTAGTGAGGTAGATAATGTGAAAGGGTTTTGAACAATGCAGTAAGGGAAAGAGAGTAGGATACTGACTTCCCATTTTCCCAATTCCTGCTTCAGAACTGCTCTCCTAGGCCCCAAGCCCCTACCTCTGTTAGCCCCTTGATCAATCTTTGTCTGTGGAGTGGCAAAACTACATGGTATCCCAAGAACAGGGACCAATATTACagctccatttcttttctttgctatttcccttgatcactcttttttttttttttttttttttttttttttttttttttttgagacggagtctcactctgtcgcccaggctggagtgcaggggcaggatctcagctcactgcaagctctgcctcccgggtttaggccattctcctgcctcagcctcccaagtagctgggactataggcgcccgccatctcgcccggctagttttttgtattttttagtagagacagggtttcaccgggttagccaggatggtctcgatctcctgacctcgtgatccgcccgtctcggcctcccaaagtgctgggatcacaggcttgagccaccgcgcccggcccccttgaTCACTCTTAAACCAAGAAACTGAGATCTTTTCTCTGGTTGGTGGGGCTTCCTCACTGGAACAAAGGGGAGTATGTACATTTCATAATAGAGATTCTGTGATGAAATGTCCTAAGGAGATACATGTACATTTCATAATAGGCATTATGTGATGGAATGTCCTGAGGGGATAAAAGCTGGAATCGGTCTCAGCACATCTCAGTTCCTCATTTTGATTCGTTTGGACAAGTGAGTTACTACAGCGCTTATTTGGAAAAATGACTAGAAAGCTACCTCCAATCTCTCGGCCTCAACCCCAGGCtccatttctttctgttccttcccGCTCTCGTCTTCCAGCCCTCCTTCCCCCCGTTACTCCTCAAActtcctgccctcagcctcctctcCAGAGCCGTCCATCTTGTTCGATTTTCTGCCCTACCCGTTTGCCCAAGCTGACTGATGTCTCCTCTTCCCAGTACCCTACCTCAAGGAATTTTCTGCCCAGCTCTTCCTCTGTTACTACCAGAGCGTCTGTGTGCCGCCAACTTGTTCGTCAGGCACCCCTTTCCCAGTGCCCTCCTATCTTCCCCCCTCGCCCTCCTCATAGCCCTTCTTGCTAGTTTCCTGTACTCTAGTCCTCACTCCCTACCCAGCCACCCCCAACCAGACCTGACGATTTACAAATCTCACCCTGGAGAAATGGTTTCCCTCCTACTGGGGCAGTTCTCAGGCAGTTCAGAATTGCCAGGACTGTGGATTCCCAGCAACGACCTGGCAGACACAGGGAATCCAAGACCATGGCAAGCGAATATTCAGCCTGGCCTGCGCCTTTCCTCTCCTGCCTGGGCAGCCAGACTGCACAAGCGTCTGCATTTGAACTGGCTTCTCCGTGGAACTTGGTCTGTAACCACAGAGCAAACTGTAGAACCAGAGGCAGAGAAGGTAGGGGATTGAAAAGCATCGAATCTGTTCTcaaggagggaggtgattggCCAACGTGAGGTCCAGTTTTATGTTCATTATCTCCTGGGTTTGCCAGTTGATGGCAAGCCTTTTTCCTGGCAGTATCGAGAGGCAGTTCTAGTAAAGAGGCTGGATTCCGAGAGGCCAGAGCGGTATCATAGAACGCTGTTGCCTGGAGATGGAGCGGGGCGCCGTTGCCTAGAGACTGCAGGAGGCCCGCGGCCGAGCGAGTGGTAAGAGGACGCCAAGAGAGTGCCGGACCCACGGAGCAGCTCCAAGGCCATGGCTGGACACCCGAAAGAGAGGGTGGTCACAGATGAGGTCCATCAGAACCAGATCTTGCGGGAGCTGTACCTCAAAGAGTTACGAACCCAGAAACTCTACACTCAGTACCACGTGAATCCCCTGCGCAAGGTTCACAGGATTACGAGGAAGCCCATGTCTTGGCATGATAACCTGGAGGAACCCGCAGACGCCAGGTTTCTGAATCTcattcaccatgctgcccaggggCCAAGGAAGAAGTACCCGGAGGCACAAACTGAAAACCAGGAAATTGGGTGGGACTCAGAGCCCTTGGTCGACCCAGAACGCAGTGACCGTAGGATGAACCACTTCAGGGTCTACAATGACATCACTCTGTACAAAGCTAAAATGTGGAGCTTGGGAGAAGATGATCGCCACAAGTAGCTTCTCAGCAATGGAGTCAGTTCCTGGATTTAATGTCCTAAATATCCACTGCCTAGAAGAGTAAATATTACTTTAACCTACCCCGTCCATAATTCATGGATAATGGCAAAAATTAGGAAGCATAAAAAAATGcggaagaaggaaataaaaattgccCATTATCTCACCATATGGAAGTGACTAATATTAGCATTTTaaaccatttgtttttaaaattaataataaattgcaTATATCTAttgtgtacaatgtgatgttttgaaatatgtataaatgGTGGAATGGTTAAATCGAGtatctcacatacttattttgtgGTGAGAggacttaaaatctattctcttagcgattttcaagaacacaatacattgttattaactgtagtcgcCACAGTTAATCTTGACAgctctcttgaacttattcctccaactgaaattttgtatcctttagcCATCATCGCCCCAATTCCTATCCCTAAcccctggtaatcaccattctaatctctaattctatgagtttgacttttttagatttagaaaatgtggtatatttactTAATGGAATACAATTCGgccttaagaaagaaagaaatctcgtcatttacagcaacatggaggaacttgaaggacattatgttaagtgaaataagccaggcacagaaagacaaataccacatgatctcacttacatggtGAATCTAAATATGCCAACATGTTTGCATActtctatatttttctgtatatttgaacTTATTGATCTTACATTTTGATTAATAAAAGATTGTAAGCATATATTTCCAGACAGCTGGAGAAAACGGACAGGAATATGATTCTACTCATATGGCATGAACATATAAGATTTGATTATGCCTCTTATCCCAGTGTAATTACAAATAGTGCCttctttcactctcaaaagtCTTAGTGGAAGCAAGGCTGAAGAAAGTTGGAGGAAAGGGTAGAGTTTTACAGGGAAGTTAAGGAAAGTGAAGATAAAGTTCGTTGAGCAAAAACAGTAAACCATTATACTGTCAGTGTTGAAGCCACCAAAAGAAAtttaacttaacattttaaataattagtgctaattaattatttaatttaaaatttgggggccaggtgcagtggctcacgcctgtaaccccagcactttgggaggctgaggtgggcagatcatgaggtcaggagttggagaccagcctggccaacatgatgaaaccctgtcgttactaaaaatacaaaaattagccaggcatgatggtgtgcacctgtaatcccagctactcaggaggctgaggcaggggaattgcttggacccaggaggtggaggttgctgagctgagatcatgccactgccctccagcctaggcaacagagtgagactctgtgtcaaaaaaataaataaaataaaatttgggaaggaggagaaaagcagGAGGGAGAAGTGTTAAGTGAGTTAAGTTCTCATCTTGGATGTTGCCCAAACAGGAACAATGGCACCACATAGAATGCAGTTCTATGGAACTGCTCTTATGGAAACTCCATGGCCACTTCACACTATCCCTTCACACTTTTGATTTGAGGACTAGAGTCTAGTTTATACCTAGACCATAGATCCTCCACTACAGTTACTGCAGAGTATTTCTACCCATAGATTGGCTAGAACATCCCATCATCCCAAGTGCtaatatttttctgagttttaccTAAGCAGTGTGTTTGCTTGATAAAAACTAGGTCACATATGGGTTCTCAGTTTCAAGAGAGTCCAGGAAATGcagggtgttttttttgttttttgttttttttttaagtttgctaGCTTCTGTAGTATGGGAAGGCAATAGAAGCTGTTGGAGTTTGCACTGAGTAAGCCAATTTGCAGGATTTTCCATAATCTACTGGCCTAAATAACACCTGTtgacagtattttaaaagtaaatattgtacatatgtaaaatgagaaaatttataCAGTAGAGCAGgtgtaaaataaaaggtaaaagcTGCTTTTTATTACCCTTTTCTATTAGTTAGTCCCCACTCCCTATCCAGCCACCCCCAACCAGACCTGACAGCTTACAAATCTCACCCTGGAGAAATGGTTTCCCTCCTACTGGAGCAGTTCTCAGAATTGCCAGGACTGTGGATTCCCAGCAACGACCTGGCAGACACGGGGAATCCAAGACCATGGCAAGCATTCAgcatcattttcattttgaactgGGCCTTAAAAATTAGgtggccggccgggcgcggtggctgacgcctggaatcccagcactttgggaggccgaggcaggcggatcacgaggtcaggagattgagaacatcctggctaacacggtgaaaccccgtctctatttaatacaaaaaaattagtcaggtgtggtggtgggtgcctgtagtcccagctactcaggaggctgaggcaggagaatggcgtgaacctgggaggcggagcttgcagtgagtggatatcatgccactgcgctccagcctgtcgacagagtgagactccatctcaaaaaaaaaaaaaaaaaaaaaaaaaaaaaattaggtggccACCACAGACCGAGAGTAAAtcgtaaattatttaaaaatagaaaaataatgttcaTAGTACAGAATGTAGACATTATACCTATTTATAGAAAAGCTacataatgttaaaaataacaacaatagaCAAATAAAAACCCTATTATGTTCTGACACAATCTTGAAGCTTATAGAAGGAAGTCTAAGGAGGTGAGTGCCCTCATCTTCAACAGGGAGAAGTAAGtagattttgttttgctttatgagGTTGAATGAAGATGACTTGGAATGTTCACTTTTAAGTATGTTACTTAAAGTTGAAATAAGATCAGtcttaataattttcaaattaccACAGGGAGAAGAGTGaaattaccttaaaaaaaaaaaaaatacaggccatGTAGCAAAGATACAAACTAAGAAAGCACACTTAAACAAAAtgagagtgaaactgtctccagTAATAATACCTACAAATGGCATT
Proteins encoded in this window:
- the LOC103226197 gene encoding protein CFAP144P1, which codes for MAGHPKERVVTDEVHQNQILRELYLKELRTQKLYTQYHVNPLRKVHRITRKPMSWHDNLEEPADARFLNLIHHAAQGPRKKYPEAQTENQEIGWDSEPLVDPERSDRRMNHFRVYNDITLYKAKMWSLGEDDRHK